A genome region from Tolypothrix sp. PCC 7712 includes the following:
- a CDS encoding IS701 family transposase, with the protein MVQPRPAAPTVKFVDEYCQWYKSLFPDVRSFEAFKYLHVGCISDLKRKTLPEIAKIVGLDNQQGLHHFLTTSPWDIEKLRTLRLELILQVLKGRPIILIIDETGDKKKGSKTDYVKRQYIGNLGKTDNGIVAVTVYGVFCGMTFPLLFEVYKPRERLQAGDKYRTKPEIAAILIKKLQSMGFKFNLVLADSLYGESGKNFISVLDELNLNYIVAIRSNHYVEILPRQHIQYLKWQKFQRVFSDLSRENRFIREIIPGKRGELRYWQITTDPENLPDNTTWYVMSKYPDITPREVGNFYGLRTWVEYGLKQSKNELGWSDFRLTHYPDIERWWEIICSAYLMVSLHSEQLFQSPSQRESKFVSHPWWDNGNGWKNILNNLRLIIQPFTLFNLIYPWLTVFPIPQLALGFFKLQSIIYSLTSSIFISLIHPDFYFSSA; encoded by the coding sequence ATGGTACAGCCCCGTCCAGCCGCACCAACAGTCAAATTTGTGGACGAATATTGCCAGTGGTATAAAAGTCTGTTTCCAGATGTTAGGAGTTTCGAGGCTTTTAAATATCTCCATGTAGGCTGCATTTCTGATCTAAAACGTAAAACATTGCCAGAAATAGCAAAAATCGTAGGATTAGATAACCAGCAAGGGTTGCATCATTTTCTAACTACATCACCTTGGGATATAGAAAAGTTAAGAACCTTAAGGTTAGAGTTAATTTTACAAGTGCTAAAAGGTAGACCAATCATTTTAATTATTGATGAGACAGGGGATAAAAAGAAAGGGAGCAAGACAGATTATGTGAAACGGCAGTATATAGGAAATTTGGGAAAAACAGATAATGGAATTGTGGCAGTGACAGTATATGGTGTTTTCTGTGGGATGACATTTCCATTACTGTTTGAAGTGTATAAACCCAGGGAAAGATTACAGGCAGGAGATAAGTACCGCACTAAACCAGAAATAGCAGCAATACTGATAAAAAAGCTACAATCAATGGGTTTTAAATTCAACTTAGTACTTGCAGATAGCTTATATGGAGAGAGTGGTAAGAATTTCATATCTGTATTAGATGAACTAAACTTGAACTATATAGTAGCGATTCGGTCAAATCATTATGTAGAAATACTTCCACGACAACATATTCAATATTTAAAGTGGCAGAAGTTTCAAAGGGTATTCTCTGACTTGAGTCGGGAAAATCGATTTATTAGAGAAATTATTCCGGGAAAACGTGGAGAACTTAGATATTGGCAAATTACTACAGATCCAGAAAATTTGCCTGATAACACTACTTGGTATGTGATGAGTAAATATCCAGACATTACGCCAAGAGAAGTTGGAAATTTTTACGGTTTAAGAACTTGGGTCGAGTACGGGTTAAAACAAAGTAAGAATGAATTAGGTTGGTCAGATTTTCGCCTGACTCACTACCCAGATATTGAGCGATGGTGGGAAATTATTTGCAGTGCTTATTTAATGGTTAGTCTGCATTCGGAGCAACTGTTTCAGTCTCCATCACAACGAGAGTCAAAATTTGTTTCACATCCTTGGTGGGATAATGGAAATGGCTGGAAGAACATTCTTAACAATCTTCGTTTGATTATTCAACCTTTTACTTTATTTAATCTGATATATCCCTGGTTAACGGTTTTTCCTATTCCTCAATTAGCTTTGGGTTTTTTTAAACTTCAATCTATTATTTATAGCCTCACCAGTTCAATTTTTATATCCCTGATTCACCCTGATTTCTACTTTTCCTCTGCCTAG
- a CDS encoding helicase-related protein: MTKEGYVHDPTEQEQAVDASPTVVIEQGQQSYKDTDKRKLKAFVQAAEKLRGEKDQKLQSCITTVDSLLKEEMNPIVWCRYIATANYVADALRQKLEKKGSQIRVIAITGELSEDERETRLEELKSYPQRVLVATDCLSEGVNLQTHFSAVIHYDLPWNPNRLEQREGRIDRYGQTASQVKACLLYGQDNPVDGAVLDVLIRKAVQIHKSLGITVPVPMESTTVAEAVFKSLFERAAEVIQLSLFDFQEESAVDKVHKNWDNAVEREKINRTRFAQRAIKPEQVEQELIDSDQILGNEQDVERFVLSACDRISCSLIKKKQGWLLPQPPDFLKSTLGDKSRLLTFTTPAPEGVEYVGRNHPLVEGLARYILEDALSHNTEPIAARCGFTTTNAVQKRTTLLLVRLRHLLDSSKRSTETRNTTSLLAEECAVIGFTGSPSSPNWLSQLSATSLLQQAKPVSDVGKAIKQVEIADLLERLEELQPDLEKFAGERAEELLQSHKRVRDITKEGRIRVTPQLPMDVLGVFILQPGRK; the protein is encoded by the coding sequence GTGACAAAAGAGGGTTATGTTCACGATCCCACAGAACAAGAACAAGCAGTTGACGCATCACCCACTGTGGTAATTGAACAAGGACAGCAAAGTTATAAGGACACAGATAAACGCAAGCTAAAAGCTTTTGTGCAAGCAGCAGAGAAGTTGCGGGGTGAAAAAGACCAAAAGCTACAATCATGCATTACTACAGTCGATTCTCTGCTCAAAGAAGAGATGAACCCGATTGTCTGGTGTCGCTACATTGCTACGGCAAATTATGTAGCTGATGCTCTCAGGCAGAAATTAGAGAAAAAAGGAAGCCAAATTCGGGTAATCGCTATTACTGGGGAACTTTCAGAGGATGAGCGGGAAACTCGACTAGAAGAGTTAAAATCTTATCCCCAACGAGTGCTAGTAGCTACAGACTGTTTGAGTGAAGGGGTAAACCTGCAAACACACTTCAGTGCTGTAATTCACTACGATTTACCCTGGAATCCTAATCGCTTAGAGCAACGGGAAGGACGTATAGACCGCTACGGTCAAACTGCCAGTCAGGTAAAAGCCTGCTTGCTTTATGGTCAGGATAATCCTGTTGATGGTGCGGTTCTGGATGTTCTAATTCGCAAAGCTGTTCAGATTCACAAATCTTTGGGGATTACTGTTCCTGTGCCAATGGAAAGTACGACTGTAGCGGAGGCTGTTTTTAAATCTCTGTTTGAACGTGCTGCTGAAGTTATCCAGTTATCTCTGTTTGATTTTCAGGAAGAATCAGCAGTTGATAAAGTTCATAAGAATTGGGACAACGCAGTTGAACGGGAGAAAATTAATCGGACTCGCTTTGCTCAACGTGCGATTAAGCCTGAGCAAGTAGAACAGGAATTAATTGACTCTGACCAGATTTTAGGGAATGAGCAGGATGTAGAGCGTTTTGTCTTATCGGCGTGCGATCGCATCTCTTGTTCTTTAATTAAGAAAAAGCAGGGATGGTTACTTCCCCAACCACCAGATTTTCTCAAGTCAACGTTAGGGGATAAGTCGCGCTTACTCACTTTTACCACCCCAGCACCAGAAGGTGTGGAATATGTGGGGCGGAATCATCCCTTGGTGGAAGGTTTAGCGCGGTACATCCTAGAAGATGCGCTTTCTCATAATACAGAACCAATTGCAGCACGATGCGGCTTTACTACAACTAATGCTGTACAAAAGCGGACGACTTTACTGTTAGTAAGGCTACGGCATTTGTTAGACAGTTCTAAACGCAGTACAGAAACGCGAAATACTACATCTCTACTAGCGGAAGAATGCGCCGTTATCGGCTTTACAGGTTCGCCTTCTAGTCCTAACTGGTTGTCGCAGTTGTCAGCAACATCATTACTGCAACAAGCCAAGCCAGTCAGCGATGTTGGTAAAGCTATCAAGCAGGTGGAAATTGCTGACTTACTTGAAAGGTTAGAAGAACTCCAGCCAGATTTGGAAAAGTTTGCAGGGGAAAGGGCGGAAGAACTTTTACAAAGCCATAAGCGAGTGAGAGACATTACCAAAGAAGGACGAATCCGCGTCACTCCCCAATTGCCGATGGATGTTCTCGGCGTTTTTATCCTCCAACCTGGACGTAAGTAA
- a CDS encoding caspase family protein, whose protein sequence is MQRELLIHRFGFNPQNILTLTDKQATRKGILQAFEEHLIKQAKPGDVVVFHFSGHGSRVIDADRDHPDGFVSSLVAVDSQLASDNSSSTKEVTGHTLWLLMAALKTENVTFVIDTIYSGGLVSSALKSSQLEGKFQVSPEEKAYQATWLQRLGLSAEEFIKQRRIGIPKGVVLASARRDQFAIDASFNDFHAGLFTYTFTQYLWQQSGNLTLGESFVNIARNVNALSFEQGNFQEPVLFVKPNSDYQQRPMYFIGVQAPSAEGVITQVKENQIEIWLGGVNPKNLENLNKSAVFEIINAEGQQQGTVKLESRKGLVGYAKLLASPTSISLKPGLLLRERVRATPSR, encoded by the coding sequence TTGCAACGTGAGTTATTAATTCACCGCTTTGGTTTTAATCCTCAAAATATTTTGACTCTGACTGATAAACAAGCCACGCGCAAAGGTATCTTACAAGCCTTTGAGGAGCATTTGATTAAGCAAGCCAAACCAGGGGATGTGGTAGTATTTCACTTTTCTGGACATGGTTCACGAGTAATTGACGCGGATCGGGATCATCCAGATGGTTTTGTTAGTAGCTTGGTTGCTGTCGATAGTCAATTAGCATCGGATAATTCTTCTAGCACCAAAGAGGTTACGGGACACACACTTTGGTTATTGATGGCAGCATTGAAGACGGAAAATGTGACTTTTGTTATCGATACTATCTATTCTGGTGGTTTAGTCAGTAGCGCATTGAAATCTTCTCAGTTAGAGGGGAAATTTCAAGTTAGCCCCGAAGAAAAGGCTTACCAAGCAACCTGGTTACAACGTTTAGGTTTGTCAGCAGAGGAATTTATAAAACAACGGAGAATCGGAATACCTAAAGGAGTTGTGCTTGCAAGTGCAAGGCGCGATCAATTTGCCATCGATGCCAGCTTTAATGACTTTCATGCAGGACTATTTACTTATACTTTTACACAGTATCTCTGGCAGCAAAGTGGAAATCTAACTTTGGGTGAATCATTTGTGAATATTGCTCGCAATGTCAATGCTTTAAGTTTTGAGCAAGGTAATTTTCAAGAGCCTGTACTTTTTGTTAAACCCAACAGCGATTATCAGCAACGTCCCATGTATTTTATTGGAGTACAAGCACCGAGCGCAGAAGGGGTAATTACGCAAGTTAAGGAAAATCAAATAGAAATTTGGCTTGGTGGTGTTAATCCAAAAAATTTGGAGAACTTGAATAAAAGTGCTGTTTTTGAAATCATCAATGCTGAAGGTCAGCAGCAAGGAACAGTCAAGCTTGAAAGTCGTAAAGGATTGGTGGGATATGCAAAATTGCTAGCATCTCCAACATCTATATCACTAAAACCTGGACTGTTATTACGTGAGAGAGTTCGAGCCACTCCTTCAAGATGA
- a CDS encoding Eco57I restriction-modification methylase domain-containing protein, which translates to MKTTLTALQIEGNLLAPDMTAQMLEGSIKGQSPEDFGFNKTDKLADEIATAWGDAKAYWAAFQRALARLDENNTATSITRELWAVPLLQSLGYDPVYTATAEVVEGQTYAISHRAEEGENKPPIHIIGCRLEVDKRPPSGTPRLSAHALVQEYLNKTEHLWAIATNGFRWRLLRDSSLMTRLTYIEFDLEQILNGENFAEFGLFYRLFHRSRLPEAVDDADKCLLEYYHQEALQQGGRVRDKLRDGVEKALVQLGNGFIQHPQNEHLRQKLGIIPHYETEITSYEFYRQLLRLIYRLLFLMVAESRNLLLIGDDVEKARIYREYYSIERLRELAERPHWRREGFQDLWQGLRVTFLLFDENWRGEVLGLSPLNGDLFGSNTLSALDDCAIDNYDLLLAIRQLSLYQDKVQLRRVNYEYLDVEELGSVYESLLDFHPQVIHSQGRYEFALVFGSERKITGSYYTPPQLVQQLIKTALVPVIEEKLRSTKDKLRNSENNQELEKALLDLKVCDPACGSGHFLLAAARCIGKELAKVRTGEVEPGSEPLKLAIRDVIQNCIYGVDLNPLAVDLCKVALWIEGFPGKLPLTFLDHRIKCGNSLVGVLDINCLKEGIPDEAYKAVTGDDKKLATQLKKRNKKEQENKGQLSIDENLEPERTHYAESVRELGHIAEVTPQQVREKQARYQQTRKESGWWRDYSACNLWTAAFFTPLTEQNLQLLPTTEALTQLLRGNLPTKRIVDAANKLAEDKHFFHWPLEFPEVFEQGGFDSVLGNPPWEKIKLQEKEFFASHSAEIANAVNKAAREKLIKELPKKNPVLAQAFEEAKHDAEAQGKFIRESGKFPLTAVGDINTYAVFAEITRKLISPLGRVGVIVPTGIVTDSTTKNFFKELSLTNTLVSLLDLENRVGIFPSVHRSYKFCLLTMNNVGVKQAVFSFFATRIGDLTDERRSFTLEPYEISLFNPETSTMLAFRSSYDKKLTVNIYKRISYFSEWHCEMLQGIFHSSNDNSLFVSEIVDNDEYVELYEPRMFHQFDHRYSLYNFSNKEFNEVTDQEHINTNFKTNPRYKVKQNELMRRLSKDKDNWILAYRRIARSTDERTMIASIVPTHCINENGVILINSYKAQQWLLLLSNLNSLVLDYILRQRDCFSINNSDIRQLPILLPKYYTQEDIEFITPRVLELVYTAWDMQPFAKDMGYDGEPFTWNPNRRALLRAELDAYYAKLYGLTRDELRYILDPADVYGEDFPSETFRVLKNNEIKQFGEYRTQRLVLDAWDKMFK; encoded by the coding sequence ATGAAAACTACATTAACTGCGCTTCAAATTGAAGGAAATTTACTGGCTCCAGATATGACTGCCCAAATGCTAGAAGGCAGTATCAAAGGACAATCGCCAGAGGATTTTGGTTTTAATAAAACTGATAAATTAGCAGATGAAATTGCTACAGCTTGGGGCGATGCTAAAGCATATTGGGCAGCATTTCAACGGGCATTGGCTAGATTAGATGAGAATAACACCGCTACAAGTATTACTCGTGAACTTTGGGCAGTGCCATTACTACAGAGTCTAGGCTATGACCCTGTATATACTGCAACAGCCGAAGTGGTGGAAGGACAAACCTATGCGATTTCCCATCGTGCGGAAGAGGGAGAAAATAAACCACCTATCCACATTATTGGTTGTCGGCTAGAAGTTGATAAACGTCCGCCCAGTGGCACACCCAGGCTATCAGCACACGCACTGGTGCAGGAGTATCTTAACAAGACAGAGCATTTGTGGGCGATCGCAACTAATGGTTTTCGTTGGCGGTTGCTACGTGATTCTTCGTTGATGACTCGTCTTACTTATATCGAATTTGACTTAGAGCAAATTCTCAACGGTGAAAACTTTGCTGAGTTTGGCTTATTTTATAGGCTGTTCCACCGTTCCCGCTTGCCTGAAGCTGTGGATGATGCAGATAAGTGTTTGCTGGAATATTACCATCAAGAAGCACTGCAACAAGGTGGACGAGTACGCGACAAACTTCGTGATGGGGTTGAAAAAGCTTTAGTTCAGCTAGGTAACGGCTTTATTCAACATCCGCAAAACGAACACCTGCGCCAAAAGTTAGGAATTATCCCCCATTACGAAACAGAAATTACAAGTTACGAATTTTACCGCCAATTGTTGCGGCTAATTTATCGCTTACTGTTTTTAATGGTGGCAGAATCTCGCAATTTATTATTAATTGGGGATGATGTAGAAAAAGCAAGAATCTACCGAGAATATTACAGCATTGAGCGACTGCGAGAGTTAGCTGAACGTCCTCATTGGCGGCGGGAAGGTTTTCAAGATTTATGGCAGGGTTTGCGGGTAACTTTTTTACTATTTGATGAAAACTGGCGCGGGGAAGTACTAGGTTTGTCTCCTCTGAATGGCGATTTATTTGGTTCTAATACTCTGTCAGCTTTAGATGATTGTGCAATTGATAATTATGATTTACTTTTAGCAATTCGCCAGTTATCGCTGTATCAAGACAAGGTACAACTACGGCGGGTGAATTATGAATATTTAGATGTCGAAGAATTAGGAAGCGTTTATGAGAGTTTGTTAGATTTTCATCCCCAGGTAATACATAGTCAGGGGAGATATGAATTTGCTTTGGTTTTTGGTAGTGAAAGGAAAATTACTGGTTCTTACTATACCCCGCCACAACTTGTACAACAACTCATCAAAACTGCACTTGTACCAGTAATTGAAGAAAAACTTCGCAGTACAAAAGATAAACTTCGCAATTCAGAAAATAATCAAGAATTAGAAAAAGCACTTTTGGATTTAAAAGTTTGCGATCCGGCTTGCGGTTCGGGACATTTTCTTTTAGCAGCAGCAAGATGTATTGGGAAAGAATTAGCCAAAGTTCGTACTGGCGAAGTAGAACCGGGAAGTGAACCTTTAAAATTAGCGATTAGAGATGTTATTCAAAATTGCATTTATGGGGTGGATTTAAACCCGTTAGCTGTGGATTTGTGCAAGGTGGCGTTATGGATTGAAGGCTTTCCTGGTAAGTTACCCCTTACCTTTTTAGATCACAGAATTAAATGTGGTAATTCCCTAGTGGGAGTGTTGGATATTAATTGTTTGAAAGAAGGAATACCTGATGAAGCGTATAAAGCTGTGACTGGGGATGATAAGAAGTTAGCGACACAGCTTAAAAAGCGTAATAAGAAAGAGCAGGAAAATAAAGGACAATTATCAATAGATGAGAATTTAGAACCTGAACGGACACACTATGCAGAAAGTGTGCGGGAGTTGGGACATATTGCTGAAGTCACACCGCAACAAGTGAGAGAAAAGCAAGCACGATATCAGCAAACTCGTAAAGAGTCGGGATGGTGGCGGGATTATTCTGCTTGTAATTTATGGACTGCGGCATTTTTTACGCCGTTGACTGAACAGAATTTGCAACTGTTACCAACAACAGAAGCGTTAACTCAGCTTTTACGTGGTAATTTACCAACTAAAAGAATAGTAGATGCAGCAAATAAATTAGCGGAAGATAAGCATTTCTTTCACTGGCCTTTAGAGTTTCCTGAAGTTTTTGAGCAAGGTGGATTTGATAGTGTGTTAGGAAATCCACCTTGGGAAAAGATAAAGTTACAAGAAAAAGAATTTTTTGCTTCTCACAGTGCGGAAATTGCTAACGCTGTCAATAAGGCAGCAAGGGAGAAGTTAATTAAGGAATTACCTAAGAAAAATCCTGTGTTAGCGCAAGCTTTTGAAGAAGCAAAGCATGATGCTGAAGCGCAAGGTAAGTTTATTAGAGAGTCGGGAAAATTCCCGTTGACTGCGGTAGGAGATATCAATACTTATGCTGTGTTTGCTGAGATTACAAGAAAGTTGATTTCTCCTCTTGGCAGAGTTGGAGTCATTGTACCAACTGGTATCGTAACTGATAGTACGACTAAAAATTTCTTTAAAGAATTGTCGTTAACTAATACATTAGTTTCACTATTAGATTTAGAAAATCGTGTAGGTATTTTCCCCTCTGTACATAGAAGCTACAAATTTTGTTTGCTTACCATGAATAACGTAGGAGTTAAACAAGCAGTATTTTCCTTTTTTGCAACACGTATTGGAGACTTAACAGATGAACGTCGTAGTTTCACTCTTGAACCGTATGAGATTTCACTATTTAATCCTGAAACAAGTACTATGTTAGCTTTTCGGTCATCTTATGATAAAAAGTTAACTGTAAATATTTACAAACGCATATCTTACTTCTCTGAATGGCATTGCGAAATGCTTCAAGGCATATTTCACAGTAGTAATGATAATTCTCTATTTGTTAGTGAAATAGTTGACAATGACGAATATGTAGAGCTATATGAGCCGCGAATGTTTCACCAATTCGATCACCGTTATTCTTTATATAATTTTAGCAATAAGGAATTTAATGAGGTTACTGATCAAGAACATATAAATACTAATTTTAAAACTAATCCTCGCTATAAGGTAAAACAAAATGAACTTATGCGGAGGCTAAGTAAAGATAAAGATAATTGGATATTAGCATATCGGAGAATTGCTCGTTCTACAGATGAAAGAACAATGATTGCTTCTATAGTCCCAACGCATTGTATTAATGAAAATGGAGTAATTCTAATAAATTCTTATAAAGCACAACAATGGTTATTGCTATTATCAAACCTTAACAGTTTGGTTTTAGACTATATCTTGCGACAAAGGGATTGCTTCTCAATCAATAATTCTGATATTAGGCAGTTACCAATTTTATTACCTAAATACTACACTCAAGAGGATATCGAATTCATCACCCCCCGTGTACTCGAATTAGTTTACACAGCTTGGGATATGCAACCCTTCGCCAAAGATATGGGATATGACGGTGAACCCTTCACTTGGAACCCCAACAGACGCGCATTATTAAGAGCAGAATTAGACGCATATTACGCCAAACTCTACGGACTCACCCGTGATGAACTTCGATATATTCTCGACCCTGCTGATGTCTACGGCGAAGACTTCCCCAGCGAAACCTTCCGCGTTTTAAAGAATAACGAAATTAAGCAATTTGGCGAATACCGTACACAAAGATTAGTCCTAGATGCTTGGGACAAAATGTTTAAATAA
- a CDS encoding caspase family protein, which translates to MSYIKRRQFIQFAGSALATMGISQLDIMRQGERYAKVLAQDTPRKLALLVGINDYKNSIPTLGGCLTDVSLQKELLTNRFGFNEKNILTLTDSQATRQGILQAFDEHLIKQAKPGDVVIFHFSGHGSRVKDEDMPGGLNGTIVPVDSSFLPNGGVVQDIMGGTLFLLMYALQTTNVTVVLDCCYSGGTKRGNFAVRSRDGGSNFLPSKEEYETQRKLLERIPLSQQDFITKRRQNVAKGIVITSAKPDQFAVDGQFSDFRAGAFTYALTQYLWQVNSNEAFAKTFAYVRHNARTIAWNTGGFQEAEIERNIKNLNSPLYFLPPKATPAEAVITGVNGNQVNLWLGGIEPQSLESFNKSATLTVIDEKGEARGHVQIESRQGLFAKGKLLNNTRTQTALAKGTLLQERIRTIPKDITLKIGLDDSSLDSNIIAQAKQALQTIPGIEALALRQQEVQYIFGRMTQAKYQELQKQKIPNLPAVGSFGLFTPTLDAIIVNSFDDAGETLNAAVQRLKSTLKSFWAARVVKNIIGNKNTSKINISVSMIVADSQEPLANTFTPRGAKTNNDNGNQSAPSKPVSISDSGIPKLPLDTTIAFQVHNQESVPLYVTILGIDSAGEIANLFPYDWSEEPILAASIAGGDKVLIPKAEHQRSGTRINIGKPLGFSEILIIASPTPLRDLLEKLQAIADAQGQAGKRSLITATGDEFLDLTNNLLDDLDRSTRGGIIVENIQLPEGERGVDTTKLAVMSIPFEVVS; encoded by the coding sequence ATGTCTTACATCAAACGCCGTCAATTTATTCAATTCGCTGGTTCTGCTTTAGCCACAATGGGTATCAGCCAGTTAGACATCATGCGTCAAGGAGAACGTTACGCAAAAGTTTTAGCACAAGACACACCCCGCAAACTGGCGTTACTGGTGGGAATAAACGATTATAAAAACAGCATACCTACTCTAGGAGGTTGCTTAACCGATGTTTCCTTACAAAAAGAGTTACTAACCAACCGCTTTGGTTTTAACGAAAAAAATATTCTGACTTTAACCGACTCACAAGCCACACGCCAAGGTATTTTACAAGCATTTGACGAACACCTAATCAAGCAAGCCAAACCTGGTGATGTTGTAATTTTCCATTTTTCTGGACATGGTTCGCGTGTCAAAGATGAAGATATGCCCGGTGGACTCAACGGTACAATTGTCCCTGTTGATAGTTCCTTTCTTCCCAATGGTGGTGTGGTGCAAGATATTATGGGAGGCACACTGTTTTTACTCATGTATGCATTGCAAACCACAAATGTCACTGTGGTATTAGATTGTTGTTACTCAGGGGGTACAAAGCGGGGAAATTTTGCCGTTCGTTCCCGTGATGGTGGAAGTAATTTCTTACCTAGTAAAGAAGAATATGAAACACAGCGTAAATTATTAGAAAGAATCCCACTGTCACAACAAGATTTTATTACCAAACGCCGCCAAAATGTTGCCAAGGGAATAGTAATTACATCTGCAAAACCAGATCAATTTGCTGTAGATGGTCAATTTAGTGACTTTCGTGCTGGAGCTTTTACTTACGCTTTAACTCAATATCTTTGGCAAGTAAACAGCAATGAAGCTTTTGCTAAAACTTTCGCTTATGTTCGCCATAATGCTCGCACGATAGCATGGAATACTGGCGGTTTTCAAGAAGCAGAAATAGAAAGAAACATCAAAAATCTCAACTCTCCATTATACTTTTTACCTCCTAAAGCAACTCCCGCAGAAGCCGTCATTACTGGTGTGAATGGCAACCAAGTAAATTTATGGTTGGGTGGAATCGAACCCCAAAGTCTAGAGAGTTTCAATAAAAGTGCAACTTTAACAGTTATTGATGAAAAAGGAGAAGCACGGGGACATGTACAAATTGAATCCCGTCAAGGCTTATTTGCTAAAGGTAAATTACTCAACAACACACGCACACAAACAGCATTAGCAAAAGGAACTCTTTTACAAGAGCGTATCCGCACTATTCCTAAAGATATAACTTTAAAAATCGGACTAGATGATAGTTCTCTTGATAGTAATATCATTGCTCAAGCGAAACAAGCATTACAAACAATACCTGGTATTGAAGCCTTAGCTCTGCGACAACAAGAAGTGCAATATATATTTGGTCGGATGACTCAAGCCAAATATCAAGAATTACAGAAACAAAAAATCCCAAATTTACCTGCTGTAGGTAGCTTTGGCTTATTTACACCTACCTTAGACGCAATTATTGTTAATTCCTTTGACGATGCCGGAGAAACATTAAATGCCGCAGTGCAACGCTTAAAATCAACACTTAAATCATTCTGGGCTGCTAGAGTTGTTAAAAATATTATTGGCAATAAAAATACATCAAAAATCAATATTTCCGTCTCCATGATCGTTGCTGATAGTCAAGAACCTCTCGCCAATACTTTTACACCTCGTGGAGCCAAAACAAATAATGACAATGGAAACCAATCAGCACCATCAAAACCAGTAAGTATTTCCGATTCTGGTATACCAAAATTACCCTTGGATACAACAATAGCCTTCCAGGTTCACAATCAAGAATCCGTACCTCTTTATGTCACTATTTTAGGTATAGATAGTGCTGGAGAAATTGCAAATCTCTTTCCTTATGATTGGTCAGAAGAACCGATATTAGCCGCATCAATAGCAGGTGGAGATAAAGTACTAATTCCTAAAGCCGAACATCAACGTAGCGGCACAAGGATAAACATTGGCAAGCCATTGGGCTTTTCAGAAATACTGATTATTGCCAGTCCGACACCATTACGGGATTTACTCGAGAAACTCCAAGCGATCGCAGATGCTCAAGGACAAGCTGGTAAACGCAGCCTCATAACAGCAACCGGAGATGAATTTTTAGATTTAACTAATAACTTGCTTGATGATTTAGACAGAAGCACTCGCGGTGGAATTATTGTAGAAAATATCCAACTTCCAGAGGGAGAACGTGGGGTTGATACTACGAAGTTAGCCGTAATGTCGATTCCATTTGAAGTAGTGAGTTAG